The following coding sequences are from one Nicotiana tomentosiformis chromosome 3, ASM39032v3, whole genome shotgun sequence window:
- the LOC138908040 gene encoding serine/threonine-protein phosphatase 7 long form homolog encodes MEFPPLHPGPASLELLLLQAEHRSSYIWERQLLDQTFRARRVDDMWDFLRAHHLHPRIVRRLYDTGFYRIVEIGRLQLDWSLIMALIERRRQEMHTFHLPIGEATITLRDVEVLYGLPADGHPVALPHAIREYTGLQYLEILQRLTDFQPADEDALIGASHL; translated from the coding sequence ATGGAATTTCCGcctttgcatcccggacctgcctcGCTAGAGCTACTGTTGTTACAGGCCGAGCATAGGTCTTCCTACATATGGGAGAGACAGTTATTGGACCAGACGTTCCGCGCCAGgagagtagacgatatgtgggactttcttagggcccaccatctccatccccgtatagtcagaCGCCTCTACGATACGGGTTTTTATAGGATTGTTGAGATCGGCCGGCTACAGCTAGATTGGTCGTTGATCATGGCTCTGATAGAGCGGCGGCGACAGGAGATGCACACATTCCAtttgcccattggcgaggccactatCACGCTTCGGGACGTGGAGGTCCTGTATGGGCTGCCGGCTGATGGACACCCTGTTGCTTTGCCGCATGCCATCAGAGAGTACACGGGTTTGCAGTACCTGGAGATATTGCAGCGACTCACCGATTTCCAGCCAGCGGATGAGGATGCATTAATTGGGGCTAGTCATCTATAG